A section of the Prionailurus bengalensis isolate Pbe53 chromosome C2, Fcat_Pben_1.1_paternal_pri, whole genome shotgun sequence genome encodes:
- the TM4SF1 gene encoding transmembrane 4 L6 family member 1 isoform X1: MCYGKCARCIGHSLVWLAILCIVANILLYFPNGETKYASENHLSRFVWFFSGIVGGGLLMFLPAFVFIGLEQDDCCGCCGHENCGKRCAMLSSVLAALIGIAGSGYCVIVAALGLAEGPVCRDSFGQWNYTFANTDGQYLLDTSTWSQCTEPKHIVEWNVSLFSILLALGGIEFILCLIQVINGVMGGICGYCCSRQQRYDC; the protein is encoded by the exons ATGTGTTATGGAAAATGTGCACGGTGCATCGGACATTCTCTGGTGTGGCTGGCCATCCTCTGCATTGTAGCTAATATTTTGCTTTACTTTCCAAATGGGGAAACAAAATATGCCTCCGAAAACCATCTCAGCCGCTTCGTGTGGTTCTTTTCTGGCATCGTAGGAGGGGGCTTGCTG ATGTTCCTGCCGGCATTCGTATTCATTGGGTTGGAGCAGGACGACTGTTGTGGCTGCTGTGGCCACGAAAACTGTGGCAAGAGATGCGCG ATGCTTTCTTCCGTCCTGGCAGCCCTCATTGGGATTGCAGGGTCTGGCTACTGCGTCATCGTGGCAGCCCTGGGCTTGGCCGAAGGGCCAGTATGTCGTGATTCTTTTGGCCAGTGGAACTACACCTTTGCCAACACCGATGGACA GTACCTTCTGGATACCTCCACATGGTCCCAGTGCACGGAACCCAAGCATATTGTAGAATGGAACGTCTCTCTGTTTTCCATCCTCTTGGCCCTGGGTGGAATTGAATTCATCTTATGTCTCATTCAAGTAATAAATGGTGTGATGGGAGGCATATGTGGCTATTGCTGCTCTCGCCAACAG cGATATGACTGCTAA
- the TM4SF1 gene encoding transmembrane 4 L6 family member 1 isoform X2 has protein sequence MCYGKCARCIGHSLVWLAILCIVANILLYFPNGETKYASENHLSRFVWFFSGIVGGGLLMFLPAFVFIGLEQDDCCGCCGHENCGKRCAMLSSVLAALIGIAGSGYCVIVAALGLAEGPVCRDSFGQWNYTFANTDGQYLLDTSTWSQCTEPKHIVEWNVSLFSILLALGGIEFILCLIQVINGVMGGICGYCCSRQQVRAVKIDMTAKRTTPRQNHDLPLFHCNLYILLVLICKTLY, from the exons ATGTGTTATGGAAAATGTGCACGGTGCATCGGACATTCTCTGGTGTGGCTGGCCATCCTCTGCATTGTAGCTAATATTTTGCTTTACTTTCCAAATGGGGAAACAAAATATGCCTCCGAAAACCATCTCAGCCGCTTCGTGTGGTTCTTTTCTGGCATCGTAGGAGGGGGCTTGCTG ATGTTCCTGCCGGCATTCGTATTCATTGGGTTGGAGCAGGACGACTGTTGTGGCTGCTGTGGCCACGAAAACTGTGGCAAGAGATGCGCG ATGCTTTCTTCCGTCCTGGCAGCCCTCATTGGGATTGCAGGGTCTGGCTACTGCGTCATCGTGGCAGCCCTGGGCTTGGCCGAAGGGCCAGTATGTCGTGATTCTTTTGGCCAGTGGAACTACACCTTTGCCAACACCGATGGACA GTACCTTCTGGATACCTCCACATGGTCCCAGTGCACGGAACCCAAGCATATTGTAGAATGGAACGTCTCTCTGTTTTCCATCCTCTTGGCCCTGGGTGGAATTGAATTCATCTTATGTCTCATTCAAGTAATAAATGGTGTGATGGGAGGCATATGTGGCTATTGCTGCTCTCGCCAACAGGTAAGAGCTGTGAAGAT cGATATGACTGCTAAAAGAACCACCCCACGACAGAACCACGATCTTCctttatttcattgtaatttatatattttacttgtatTAATTTGTAAAACTTTGTACTAG